One genomic window of Longimicrobiales bacterium includes the following:
- a CDS encoding AMP-binding protein, translating to MALDQRFAGHTVAGVLEAQAAENPDRVFLIAGNRRFTYAQVNARSTALAAALIELGVERGDRIAVDLPNWPEFVVSLFAAAKLGAVIVPLNPRYTVPELQYMLRHSEATVVISAEDFGGTDYLQLFEGFLTSLPELQYLVTVGEEDLWYDDRIYQFEDLVSSGESGTEVVTPELDPVQDTFAILYTSGTMGKPKGVALTHENLISTSALTADAIGLSADDVVFGVTTVFHVFGLGPGIIGTAMAGATLVLQEQFLPDEALHLIEQHRVTVHYGVPTVYVTEMRELDVTEADLSSLRVGIVAGAPIGDELVQRIRDALCPNLHVAYSLTETSSTVAMTRPEDPLDKKLFTVGRPLPGTEMRVLDLDGTILPSESLGEIAVRGPGIMKGYYRQPGETAQVFDDEGYFLTGDLGMIDEDGFVHIVGRRKELIIRGGFNVYPREVEDRLHAHPAVLDVAVVGLPHEVLGEVVCACVVPVEGAIVTGEEIKEWCRGTLADYKVPDLVRFFDSFPLTGSGKVRRVELARMVSAEESSRRP from the coding sequence ATGGCGCTCGACCAGCGTTTCGCTGGGCACACGGTCGCCGGCGTCCTCGAAGCGCAGGCTGCCGAGAACCCCGACCGCGTCTTCCTCATTGCGGGGAATCGCCGCTTCACCTACGCGCAGGTCAATGCCCGGTCCACGGCACTCGCCGCGGCGCTGATCGAGCTGGGCGTGGAGCGCGGGGACCGGATCGCCGTCGACCTCCCCAACTGGCCGGAATTCGTCGTCTCCCTTTTCGCGGCGGCCAAGCTCGGCGCCGTGATCGTTCCGCTCAATCCGCGCTACACCGTGCCCGAGCTGCAGTACATGCTGCGGCACTCGGAAGCCACGGTGGTGATCAGTGCCGAGGATTTCGGCGGCACGGACTACCTCCAGCTCTTCGAGGGCTTCCTCACGTCGCTGCCCGAGCTGCAGTACCTGGTCACGGTAGGCGAGGAGGACCTGTGGTACGACGACCGGATCTACCAGTTCGAGGATCTGGTCTCCAGCGGGGAGTCCGGAACGGAGGTCGTGACGCCGGAGCTCGATCCGGTACAGGATACGTTCGCGATCCTGTACACATCGGGCACGATGGGCAAGCCCAAGGGGGTCGCGCTCACGCACGAGAACCTGATCTCGACGTCGGCACTCACCGCCGACGCCATCGGGCTCTCGGCGGACGACGTCGTCTTCGGTGTCACGACGGTCTTCCACGTCTTCGGTCTCGGCCCCGGCATCATCGGGACCGCCATGGCGGGCGCGACGCTGGTGCTGCAGGAGCAGTTCCTGCCTGACGAGGCGCTGCACCTGATCGAGCAGCACCGGGTGACGGTGCACTATGGCGTGCCAACGGTGTATGTCACGGAGATGCGCGAGCTGGACGTCACCGAGGCGGACCTGTCGTCACTCCGCGTCGGGATCGTGGCCGGTGCCCCCATCGGCGATGAGCTCGTGCAGCGGATCCGCGACGCGCTCTGCCCGAACCTCCACGTCGCCTACTCGCTGACGGAGACCAGCTCCACCGTCGCGATGACGCGACCGGAGGACCCGCTCGACAAGAAGCTCTTCACCGTGGGGCGCCCGTTGCCGGGCACGGAGATGCGCGTGCTCGACCTGGACGGTACGATCCTGCCCAGTGAGAGCCTCGGTGAGATCGCGGTGCGTGGGCCCGGTATCATGAAGGGCTACTACCGCCAGCCCGGCGAGACGGCGCAGGTCTTCGACGACGAGGGCTACTTCCTCACGGGCGACCTGGGCATGATCGACGAGGACGGGTTCGTGCATATCGTCGGTCGTCGCAAGGAGCTGATCATTCGCGGCGGCTTCAACGTCTATCCGCGCGAGGTGGAGGACCGGCTGCACGCGCATCCCGCGGTGCTGGACGTCGCGGTCGTCGGGCTGCCGCACGAAGTGCTGGGCGAGGTCGTGTGCGCGTGCGTGGTGCCCGTCGAAGGTGCGATCGTGACGGGCGAAGAGATCAAGGAATGGTGCCGCGGCACGCTCGCGGACTACAAAGTACCGGACCTCGTCCGGTTCTTCGACTCCTTCCCGCTAACCGGCAGCGGCAAGGTTCGCCGAGTCGAGCTGGCCCGCATGGTCAGCGCCGAGGAGTCGAGCCGGCGGCCATAG